The Collimonas sp. PA-H2 genome contains a region encoding:
- a CDS encoding GAF domain-containing protein yields the protein MFTSTTAEIDVDYALLARQAASILDQERDQNSNAAQFSALVYQTVADLNWVGFYWVRPRGAASSHGDEQELLVGPFQGKVACARIQFGRGVCGAAAVSREAVLVPDVHAFPGHIACDAASNAEIVIPVIKDGKLYGVFDIDSPSLNRFRPQDLQGLQALLAVFVAATDFE from the coding sequence ATGTTCACTTCCACCACTGCAGAAATCGATGTCGATTACGCACTACTGGCGCGTCAGGCCGCCAGCATCCTCGACCAGGAACGCGACCAGAACTCCAATGCGGCGCAGTTCTCCGCCTTGGTCTACCAGACCGTCGCCGATCTGAACTGGGTCGGGTTTTACTGGGTGCGGCCGCGCGGCGCGGCGAGCAGCCACGGCGACGAGCAGGAATTGCTGGTCGGGCCGTTCCAGGGCAAGGTTGCCTGTGCGCGCATCCAGTTCGGCCGCGGCGTCTGCGGCGCCGCAGCCGTCAGCCGTGAAGCGGTGCTGGTGCCGGATGTGCATGCCTTCCCCGGGCATATTGCCTGCGATGCGGCGTCGAATGCCGAGATCGTGATTCCGGTGATCAAGGATGGCAAACTGTACGGCGTGTTCGACATCGACAGCCCCAGCCTGAACCGTTTCCGGCCGCAAGACCTGCAGGGCCTGCAAGCCTTGTTGGCGGTGTTCGTGGCGGCGACCGACTTCGAATAA
- a CDS encoding LysR substrate-binding domain-containing protein: MDLRQLRYFVKVVECGNVTHASEALHIAQPAVSQQMRNLERDLGMQLLERSVHGVAPTAAGLTLYRHATGLLRQADGTRELLRQDAEFPQGKVSVGMPSSTSRVLAIPLARMVRERFPGIVLELIEAPSADLGGLIGGGRVELAVVADAAETRGVAAQRLISEALHLIAWPDFPLPAAPVQLADLARMPLILPSAPNSIRSRVDWALSEAGLASEVRFEASSTALLFAAVIARLGVTILPWSAAHVELDEHKLKLAAVDHRLFSRELSLCWHDTELLSNAVQKVKAIIVELFAVLGQRREWLAAGHGG; this comes from the coding sequence ATGGATTTGCGTCAATTGCGGTATTTCGTCAAAGTGGTTGAATGCGGCAACGTCACGCACGCCAGCGAGGCGCTGCATATCGCCCAGCCGGCGGTCAGCCAGCAGATGCGCAACCTGGAGCGCGACCTTGGCATGCAGCTATTGGAACGCAGCGTGCACGGCGTGGCGCCGACCGCCGCCGGCCTCACCCTTTACCGCCATGCGACCGGGCTGCTGCGGCAAGCCGACGGCACGCGCGAACTGCTGCGCCAGGATGCCGAATTCCCGCAAGGGAAAGTATCGGTGGGCATGCCGTCCAGCACCTCGCGGGTGCTGGCGATCCCGCTGGCGCGCATGGTGCGCGAACGCTTTCCCGGCATCGTGCTGGAATTGATCGAAGCCCCCAGCGCCGACCTCGGCGGCCTGATCGGCGGCGGCCGGGTCGAGCTGGCGGTGGTGGCCGACGCGGCCGAAACGCGCGGCGTGGCGGCGCAGCGGCTGATCAGCGAAGCCTTGCACCTGATCGCCTGGCCGGATTTCCCGCTGCCGGCGGCGCCGGTGCAGCTGGCTGATCTGGCGCGCATGCCGCTGATCTTGCCGAGCGCGCCGAACTCGATCCGCAGCCGCGTCGACTGGGCTTTGAGCGAGGCGGGTCTGGCGTCCGAAGTGCGTTTCGAGGCTAGTTCCACCGCGCTGCTGTTCGCTGCGGTCATCGCTCGCCTGGGCGTCACCATCCTGCCCTGGTCGGCCGCCCATGTCGAACTGGATGAGCACAAGTTGAAGCTGGCCGCGGTCGACCACCGGCTGTTTTCGCGCGAGCTGTCGCTGTGCTGGCACGATACCGAATTGCTCAGCAACGCCGTGCAAAAGGTCAAGGCCATCATTGTGGAATTGTTCGCCGTGCTGGGACAGCGCCGCGAGTGGCTGGCGGCCGGCCACGGCGGCTGA